A genomic window from Candidatus Obscuribacterales bacterium includes:
- the groES gene encoding co-chaperone GroES: MATATPNKLSLKPLADRVVVKKLEAEEKTAGGIVLPDTAKEKPQQGEVLAAGPGRFDDKGNRQPMEVKAGDKVLFAKYSGTEVKIDGVEYLILQERDILAIVG, encoded by the coding sequence GTGGCTACAGCAACACCTAATAAACTCAGTTTGAAACCACTAGCCGACCGCGTTGTCGTCAAAAAACTCGAAGCCGAGGAAAAGACCGCCGGTGGAATCGTCCTGCCTGACACCGCCAAAGAAAAGCCACAGCAAGGCGAAGTTCTGGCTGCAGGTCCTGGCAGATTTGACGATAAAGGCAACCGCCAACCAATGGAAGTCAAAGCTGGCGATAAGGTTCTCTTTGCTAAGTACTCCGGCACCGAAGTCAAAATCGATGGCGTCGAGTATTTGATTCTTCAAGAGCGCGACATTCTGGCAATTGTCGGCTAA
- a CDS encoding bifunctional homocysteine S-methyltransferase/methylenetetrahydrofolate reductase → MSHPFLEAIKQRPLLADGAMGTLLYARGASPEAGFEQLNLTNQDLVQQVHIDYINAGSDVVETNSFNGNRYRLAAFGLEKDVWKINLWAAKVARNAREVAGQPTFVAGSIGPTGKLLYPFGDVTRADLEEAFKEQMEALLAGGVDLFMIETMSHLRETAIAVRTARKVSKLPVVAQLSFSVEGQTLMGVTPEDAVKLLHELGDDMPDIIGINCGAGPGSVMDSLTRMAAAIKASDIPADRIVYSCLPNAGMPTIVGGRFMYMSRPDYCATFVEPFVDAGARLIGGCCGTTPEHISIMRKALDNYIAGHGMKPAAKAVNPVEVTSEKKKGAVIEVVSKEEKKELKPLLGFADTIRNMQRGKDFFISVELDPPKGTVARKIIAAAEEFRKVGADCINVGDSPMARVRMSSLATCHLIQQQAEIPTIIHFTTRDRNLMGIQADLLGAQGLGVNNILALTGDPPSVGNYAHATAVYDVDSVGLIKIINQLNQGEDIAGNSIGSPTRLSIACALNPTAENRTLEKERFAKKIEAGAHWTMTQPIYQLSDLTDFLDDFGDCPIPILVGIMPLHSFKHAEYLHNEVPGITIPDHVRKAMEKAGEEGAKVGLELAEELIEEVRHIATGMYVVPSFGRYDDMCTLVGKIKGKAASATR, encoded by the coding sequence ATGTCGCACCCATTTTTGGAAGCTATTAAACAGAGACCACTACTAGCCGACGGCGCCATGGGTACACTGCTTTACGCTCGCGGAGCGTCGCCGGAAGCCGGTTTTGAACAGCTCAATTTGACCAACCAAGACTTGGTCCAACAGGTTCACATTGATTACATAAACGCCGGCTCAGATGTCGTCGAGACTAACTCATTCAATGGCAATAGATACCGGCTTGCTGCGTTTGGTCTGGAAAAAGATGTTTGGAAGATAAATCTCTGGGCGGCAAAAGTCGCACGCAACGCAAGAGAAGTTGCCGGACAGCCTACATTTGTGGCAGGTTCAATTGGACCAACAGGCAAACTACTGTATCCATTCGGCGATGTGACAAGAGCTGATCTCGAAGAAGCCTTCAAGGAACAAATGGAGGCGCTTCTAGCCGGCGGCGTCGATTTGTTTATGATTGAAACAATGTCGCACTTGCGTGAAACAGCAATTGCTGTTCGTACCGCTCGCAAAGTTAGCAAGTTGCCTGTAGTTGCACAACTTAGTTTCTCCGTCGAAGGACAGACTCTTATGGGAGTCACACCGGAAGATGCAGTTAAATTACTGCACGAATTAGGCGATGACATGCCGGACATCATTGGCATAAATTGCGGAGCCGGTCCAGGTTCAGTGATGGACAGCCTCACACGCATGGCTGCCGCGATTAAGGCCTCTGATATTCCAGCAGACAGAATCGTCTATTCCTGTTTGCCGAACGCCGGCATGCCGACTATTGTCGGCGGTCGCTTCATGTACATGTCGCGTCCGGATTATTGCGCAACCTTCGTCGAGCCCTTTGTTGATGCCGGCGCAAGACTCATTGGCGGCTGCTGCGGTACCACCCCTGAACACATTTCCATCATGCGCAAAGCGCTGGACAATTACATCGCCGGTCACGGCATGAAGCCAGCGGCAAAGGCCGTCAATCCGGTAGAAGTAACATCCGAGAAGAAAAAAGGCGCCGTTATTGAAGTTGTTAGCAAGGAAGAAAAGAAAGAGCTCAAACCGCTTCTTGGATTTGCTGACACGATTAGAAATATGCAGCGCGGCAAGGACTTCTTCATCAGCGTTGAATTGGATCCACCCAAAGGTACAGTCGCCCGCAAGATAATTGCAGCAGCCGAAGAATTCCGCAAAGTCGGAGCCGATTGTATCAACGTAGGCGATAGTCCAATGGCACGCGTACGCATGTCATCGCTTGCCACTTGCCACTTAATTCAACAACAAGCAGAAATTCCTACAATCATTCACTTCACCACTCGCGACAGAAATCTCATGGGCATTCAAGCTGATTTACTCGGCGCCCAAGGACTGGGGGTCAATAACATACTCGCACTTACAGGTGATCCACCAAGTGTGGGCAACTACGCTCACGCAACAGCAGTTTATGACGTTGACTCCGTTGGCTTGATCAAAATCATCAATCAACTGAACCAAGGCGAAGACATCGCCGGCAACTCAATTGGATCACCAACCCGCTTGTCTATTGCCTGCGCGTTGAATCCAACCGCAGAAAACCGCACTTTAGAAAAAGAACGATTCGCAAAGAAAATAGAAGCCGGTGCTCACTGGACAATGACACAACCAATTTATCAACTAAGTGACTTAACCGATTTCCTAGACGATTTCGGTGATTGTCCCATTCCAATTCTCGTCGGCATCATGCCTTTGCACAGTTTCAAACACGCAGAGTATCTGCATAACGAAGTCCCGGGTATAACAATTCCCGA
- a CDS encoding histidine triad nucleotide-binding protein, which translates to MTKKIDDCLFCKIAAKEIPSNIVLEGDDFVAIRDIHPQAPTHMLILPKNHYDNLAQAEDAEELGRLFMVAKQLAELDKLKGFRVVVNNGRESGQTVDHLHIHVLGGRFLKWPPG; encoded by the coding sequence ATGACTAAAAAAATAGACGACTGCCTTTTCTGCAAAATTGCCGCAAAGGAAATTCCTTCCAATATAGTGCTTGAAGGTGATGACTTCGTGGCTATCCGGGACATTCATCCACAGGCGCCGACTCATATGCTGATTTTGCCGAAAAACCATTACGACAATTTGGCACAAGCCGAAGATGCTGAAGAATTAGGCCGGCTCTTTATGGTTGCTAAACAATTGGCTGAACTGGACAAATTAAAAGGGTTCAGAGTTGTGGTCAACAACGGGCGTGAATCAGGTCAAACCGTCGACCACCTACATATTCATGTGCTCGGCGGGCGCTTCCTCAAATGGCCACCAGGTTGA
- a CDS encoding sensor domain-containing diguanylate cyclase — MISDTNLLQRYMAMQKALITSLRLKDVLEAATQHLSELPGGAKVAIFLADNEGLAFKLMSARGYSEASMEQLRIVPFTAESLLKEVAQKRASATAGQGRPAPDISHTVMQRENSKTQIALPLIASKLMVGALLIDLSDPMGAAQAPILQEVADIIALAVANAILFGRSEFERERLNTLYKTTCALNSSVLKVAEVLQIAADTVLVLSNTSDCMILLNDPEKENALKVTAFKGFDGRGMDQLDLSLSNTITGRAMSSGKPEYLPDASNHAHGLPRAADGSNFGSALAIPMIHDGKALGAILVFAVEQRAFHREQIELLESLVAQVSTALSTALTHESVTAQAIEDAHTGLYNRWHFEESLAKEIERSQRHKRDLAVMLIDIDHLSHVNEYFGQDKGDEAIKHAAAIIKETLRDIDIPCRTAGAQFGIILPETPLQNANDVADRLRQKIRGKTAPGIGMVTVSIGLAACPYNATDAEQLLQAAEQALDVAKYEGRDRVKLAELGQQNQGPIAWEELATKARLAVVGERQAKMKHVINAKEEFSPWMRSAPTLFKKKSD, encoded by the coding sequence ATGATAAGCGATACCAACCTTTTGCAGCGTTATATGGCCATGCAAAAGGCTCTCATTACCTCATTACGCCTCAAGGACGTCTTGGAAGCTGCAACCCAGCACTTGTCCGAGTTGCCCGGCGGAGCTAAGGTAGCCATTTTTCTTGCCGATAACGAAGGCTTGGCATTTAAGCTAATGTCGGCTCGCGGATACTCCGAAGCCTCTATGGAGCAATTGCGAATTGTTCCTTTTACGGCTGAAAGCTTATTGAAAGAAGTTGCTCAAAAAAGAGCGTCGGCAACTGCCGGTCAAGGAAGACCTGCCCCTGATATTTCGCATACAGTTATGCAGCGAGAAAACTCTAAAACCCAAATTGCTTTGCCGCTTATCGCATCCAAACTAATGGTTGGCGCATTACTCATCGATCTCTCCGATCCAATGGGCGCAGCTCAAGCTCCTATATTGCAAGAAGTAGCAGACATTATTGCTCTAGCTGTGGCGAATGCCATTCTCTTTGGACGCAGCGAATTCGAGCGTGAGCGTCTGAATACTCTCTACAAAACGACTTGCGCGCTTAATTCCAGTGTCTTAAAAGTGGCGGAAGTTCTGCAAATTGCTGCGGACACAGTGCTTGTTTTAAGTAACACTTCAGACTGCATGATTTTGCTCAACGATCCGGAAAAGGAAAATGCGCTGAAGGTAACTGCGTTCAAAGGTTTCGACGGACGCGGCATGGATCAATTGGATTTATCGCTAAGCAATACAATTACCGGACGAGCAATGTCCTCCGGCAAACCGGAATATTTACCCGATGCCAGCAATCATGCTCATGGCTTGCCAAGGGCTGCCGACGGTAGCAACTTTGGTTCGGCTTTAGCTATTCCCATGATTCACGACGGTAAAGCACTAGGTGCAATTCTCGTATTCGCTGTTGAACAGCGCGCTTTCCATCGCGAACAAATTGAACTATTAGAATCACTTGTTGCGCAAGTCTCGACAGCCCTGTCGACAGCACTCACTCACGAGTCAGTGACTGCTCAAGCAATTGAAGATGCGCATACCGGTCTCTACAATCGCTGGCACTTTGAAGAATCATTGGCTAAAGAGATTGAGAGATCGCAGCGCCACAAGCGCGATTTAGCAGTTATGCTAATAGACATTGATCACCTTTCGCATGTCAACGAATACTTCGGACAAGACAAAGGCGATGAAGCAATTAAACACGCAGCAGCGATTATCAAAGAGACGCTTCGCGACATAGATATTCCTTGTCGCACAGCCGGGGCGCAATTCGGAATAATCTTGCCGGAAACACCTCTGCAAAATGCCAATGACGTGGCTGACCGCCTGCGCCAGAAGATACGGGGAAAAACAGCCCCCGGAATCGGCATGGTGACAGTCTCCATCGGCTTAGCGGCTTGTCCTTATAATGCCACCGACGCAGAACAGCTTCTGCAGGCTGCTGAACAGGCTCTGGACGTGGCTAAATACGAAGGCCGAGATAGAGTCAAATTGGCTGAGTTGGGGCAACAGAACCAGGGTCCAATTGCCTGGGAAGAGCTGGCTACCAAAGCCCGATTGGCTGTGGTCGGCGAGCGGCAAGCCAAGATGAAACATGTAATAAACGCTAAGGAGGAGTTCTCTCCCTGGATGCGTTCGGCGCCGACTTTGTTCAAGAAGAAATCTGACTAA
- a CDS encoding DegT/DnrJ/EryC1/StrS family aminotransferase, with protein MTQVPFGDMKAHYQQFKSDIDTAVNRVLASGHYILGPELDKFEKDFAKFVGVNYAVGCSCGTEAIYLALAAMGVGPGDEVITVAHTAVPTINAISMTGATPVFVDIDPVTYVMDVNSAESKITEKTKAIVPVHLYGQMVNMEPLMKLSLKHRIPVMEDIAQATGSLFKGAMAGTIGEYGAFSFYPSKNLGAFGDGGMVVTNSKENYELLLKLRNMGQSQRYHHDIVGINSRLDEIQAAILGAQLPYVNQWNTRRREIAKRYNEGLKGLVKTPQEASYGAHVYHLYVIQTENRDEMQKYLSDKGIQCLIHYPIPGHLQKAYAFLGYKKGDLPVTEHAANHILSLPMYPELTNEQVDQVIAAVRDYCKEKNTAPVATPMSAQVAGR; from the coding sequence ATGACTCAAGTTCCTTTTGGCGACATGAAAGCTCACTATCAACAGTTCAAGTCGGACATTGATACTGCAGTCAACCGCGTGCTTGCAAGCGGTCACTATATTCTTGGCCCCGAGCTGGATAAGTTCGAAAAAGATTTCGCTAAATTCGTTGGTGTCAATTACGCCGTTGGTTGCTCATGCGGCACCGAAGCAATTTATTTGGCACTAGCAGCGATGGGTGTTGGACCTGGTGATGAAGTAATCACTGTTGCCCACACTGCAGTACCGACCATCAACGCAATTTCTATGACCGGTGCAACACCGGTATTTGTCGACATCGATCCTGTGACTTATGTGATGGATGTGAATTCGGCTGAGTCGAAAATTACTGAGAAGACAAAAGCAATTGTTCCAGTGCATCTGTATGGACAGATGGTAAACATGGAACCTCTGATGAAGCTTTCTCTCAAGCACAGAATTCCTGTGATGGAAGATATTGCGCAAGCGACAGGTTCTTTGTTTAAGGGCGCAATGGCAGGAACAATTGGCGAGTATGGTGCTTTTAGTTTCTATCCAAGCAAAAACCTCGGTGCGTTTGGTGATGGCGGTATGGTCGTCACTAATTCCAAAGAAAATTACGAGCTTTTGCTCAAGCTGAGAAACATGGGACAGTCGCAGCGCTACCACCACGACATTGTGGGCATCAATAGCAGACTTGATGAAATTCAAGCGGCAATACTTGGTGCACAACTGCCTTATGTAAACCAGTGGAACACACGCCGTCGTGAAATCGCTAAGCGTTATAACGAAGGACTGAAGGGTTTGGTCAAAACGCCTCAGGAAGCTTCTTACGGTGCGCATGTTTATCACTTGTATGTAATTCAAACTGAAAATCGTGATGAAATGCAGAAGTATTTGTCCGACAAAGGCATACAGTGTTTGATCCACTACCCAATACCGGGTCACCTCCAGAAGGCTTATGCTTTCCTCGGTTACAAGAAAGGTGATTTGCCTGTAACTGAACATGCAGCCAATCACATATTGAGCCTGCCTATGTATCCGGAATTGACCAATGAACAAGTAGATCAAGTAATTGCCGCTGTCCGCGATTACTGCAAGGAAAAGAACACCGCTCCGGTGGCAACACCAATGAGCGCACAAGTTGCTGGACGATAA
- a CDS encoding glycosyltransferase family 2 protein, producing MAIMTNSGIKSAKAKEAVTLPLASLSLIIPAYNDETTVGRLITDADGILHNICSDYEIVVINDGSKDNTLDVLKETAKRIPRMTLINHEVNQGFGATIRELYLTGSKELIFSLPGDYQYHPKELLKMIEGLADGDLIIGRRVKRNDPFKRRMQSHVYNAIMRILYGAWFTDVNSIKLFRKSILDSIKLVSHTPFVDAELCIRTEKAGFRVREIDIEHLPRESQGASGGKLSVIWETFSDLITMRKHF from the coding sequence ATGGCGATAATGACAAACTCAGGAATTAAGAGCGCAAAAGCTAAAGAAGCAGTGACCCTGCCGCTTGCCTCTCTGTCCTTGATAATCCCTGCCTACAACGACGAGACAACCGTAGGACGTTTGATAACAGACGCCGATGGTATCTTGCACAACATCTGTAGCGATTACGAAATTGTTGTTATCAACGACGGTAGCAAGGACAACACGCTCGATGTCTTGAAAGAAACCGCCAAGCGTATACCGCGTATGACGCTAATCAATCACGAAGTGAACCAAGGCTTCGGCGCCACAATTCGCGAATTGTATTTGACCGGCAGCAAAGAACTTATCTTCTCCTTGCCTGGTGACTACCAATATCATCCAAAAGAGCTCTTGAAGATGATTGAAGGCTTGGCTGACGGAGATTTGATTATTGGTCGCCGTGTGAAGCGTAATGACCCATTCAAGCGTCGTATGCAATCACATGTGTACAATGCCATCATGCGTATCCTTTATGGCGCATGGTTTACCGACGTAAACTCAATCAAGCTTTTCAGAAAATCCATTCTCGACTCAATCAAGCTCGTCTCGCATACACCTTTCGTAGATGCTGAGCTTTGCATTCGTACCGAGAAAGCAGGCTTCCGTGTTCGCGAAATAGACATCGAGCACTTGCCACGCGAATCGCAAGGCGCCTCTGGCGGCAAGCTTTCAGTAATCTGGGAGACATTCTCCGACTTGATTACGATGCGTAAGCACTTCTAA
- the groL gene encoding chaperonin GroEL (60 kDa chaperone family; promotes refolding of misfolded polypeptides especially under stressful conditions; forms two stacked rings of heptamers to form a barrel-shaped 14mer; ends can be capped by GroES; misfolded proteins enter the barrel where they are refolded when GroES binds) produces MMAKQIVYDEIARRALERGMDQVANTVKVTLGPAGRNVVLEKKFGAPQIINDGVSIAKEIELADPLENAGAQLIREVCSKTNDVAGDGTTTAAVLAQAMIKEGLRNVAAGANPMVMRRGINKAVEAAVAEIKKIAKPVESKSAITSVATISAGNDDVIGGLIADAMEKVGKDGVITVEESKSLSTELEVVEGMQFDKGYISAYFVTDPERMEAVLEEPYILCVDKKINLLADLVPVLEKVARAGRPMLIIAEDVEGEALATLVVNKLRSVLNCCAVKAPGFGDRRKAMLEDIAILTGGKVIAEEAGLKLENVTIDMLGRARQVRVNKDDTTIVAGNDTKDAVAKRVSMIKAQIEQSDSEFDKEKLQERLAKLSGGVAVIKVGAATETELKDRKLRMEDALNATRAAVEEGYVPGGGTTLLSLVKKLEPVRDKLSGDEKTGFDIILKSFEAPVRQIADNAGLSGEVVVEKVKSEKDGIGFNAQTFEYIDLDKAGIIDPAKVERSALQHAASIAGMFLTTEALVVDIPEEKKMAMPAGAGMGEF; encoded by the coding sequence ATTATGGCTAAACAAATCGTTTATGATGAAATCGCACGTCGCGCGTTAGAACGCGGCATGGACCAAGTAGCTAACACGGTAAAAGTGACCTTGGGTCCAGCTGGTCGCAATGTCGTTTTAGAAAAGAAGTTCGGCGCTCCGCAAATCATTAATGACGGCGTCAGCATCGCAAAGGAAATTGAATTGGCTGACCCGCTGGAAAATGCCGGCGCTCAATTGATTCGCGAAGTCTGCTCCAAGACCAATGATGTTGCAGGCGACGGTACAACAACCGCTGCAGTTTTGGCTCAAGCAATGATCAAAGAAGGTCTGCGCAACGTAGCTGCCGGTGCTAACCCCATGGTTATGCGCCGTGGTATCAACAAAGCTGTTGAAGCCGCTGTTGCTGAGATAAAGAAAATAGCTAAGCCGGTTGAGAGCAAGAGCGCTATTACTTCGGTAGCTACAATCTCTGCAGGTAACGACGACGTAATCGGCGGACTTATCGCTGATGCAATGGAGAAAGTTGGCAAAGACGGCGTAATCACCGTTGAAGAATCCAAATCACTTTCCACCGAGTTGGAAGTTGTAGAAGGCATGCAGTTCGACAAGGGCTACATCTCCGCCTACTTCGTGACCGATCCTGAGCGTATGGAAGCCGTTTTGGAAGAGCCATACATCCTCTGCGTCGACAAGAAAATCAACTTGCTGGCAGATCTGGTTCCAGTTCTCGAGAAAGTTGCTCGCGCTGGTCGCCCAATGCTCATCATCGCTGAAGATGTTGAAGGCGAAGCTCTCGCTACATTGGTTGTTAATAAGTTGCGTTCAGTATTGAACTGCTGCGCTGTTAAAGCCCCAGGCTTCGGCGATCGCAGAAAAGCAATGCTCGAAGACATCGCCATCCTAACAGGCGGCAAGGTAATTGCTGAAGAAGCTGGTCTCAAGTTGGAAAACGTAACCATCGACATGCTCGGTCGTGCCAGACAAGTGCGCGTCAACAAAGACGACACAACAATCGTTGCCGGTAACGACACCAAAGACGCTGTCGCTAAGCGCGTTTCGATGATCAAGGCTCAGATTGAACAATCTGATTCCGAATTCGACAAAGAGAAGCTCCAAGAGCGTCTCGCTAAATTGTCCGGTGGTGTAGCCGTTATCAAAGTCGGCGCTGCTACCGAGACCGAATTGAAAGATCGCAAACTGCGCATGGAAGATGCATTGAATGCAACTCGTGCAGCTGTTGAAGAAGGCTACGTACCAGGCGGCGGCACCACGCTTCTGTCCTTGGTCAAAAAGCTTGAGCCAGTGAGAGACAAACTCTCAGGCGATGAGAAGACTGGTTTCGATATCATTCTCAAGTCGTTCGAAGCTCCAGTTCGCCAGATTGCAGACAACGCTGGTCTTTCCGGTGAAGTCGTAGTCGAGAAAGTTAAGAGTGAAAAAGACGGTATCGGCTTCAATGCCCAGACCTTCGAATACATCGACCTCGACAAAGCAGGCATCATCGACCCAGCTAAAGTTGAGCGCAGTGCCCTCCAGCACGCTGCTTCAATCGCAGGCATGTTCCTCACCACCGAAGCCCTCGTGGTAGACATTCCTGAAGAAAAGAAGATGGCCATGCCAGCCGGCGCCGGCATGGGTGAGTTCTAA
- the lepA gene encoding translation elongation factor 4, translating into MPTDPKFIRNFSIIAHIDHGKSTLADRLLENTGTVSKRDMQAQLLDTMDIERERGITIKAQPARMDYKAKDGKNYVLNLIDTPGHVDFGYEVSRSLAACEGALLVIDSTQGVEAQTLANVHLAVESNLEIVPVINKIDLPSADPERIKNEVEEIIGLPSDYAVLASAKSNIGIEDVLEALVQHVPPPPDTADKPLRALVFDSFYESYRGIIVYFRVKDGKIKLGDKIRFMANEKNFEIQELGVLKPQQVKVEELGPGEVGYLAAAIKDVAVLVGDTITHVERPAAEALPGYQPAKPMVFAGIYPVDNDQYPDLREALEKLKLNDASLFFEAESSEALGFGFRCGFLGLLHMEIIQERLEREYNLTLITTAPSVIYRVTKTDGTVIMVDNPAHLPAPNYREKIEEPFVNANIMTPNDYTGTLMELCQGRRSVFKDMKYLDTRRVMLHYEIPLAEIITDFYDELKSRSRGYASLDYHFHEYREERLVKLDILIGGEPVDALSAIVHFDNAQSVGRQLTEKLRKLIPRQMFEVPIQAAIGGKIVARETISAQRKNVLAKCYGGDISRKRKLLEKQKEGKKRMKNVGKVEIPQEAFMALLKLEK; encoded by the coding sequence GTGCCTACAGATCCCAAATTTATCCGGAACTTCTCCATCATTGCCCACATTGACCACGGCAAGTCGACTTTGGCCGACCGCCTGCTGGAAAACACCGGTACGGTGTCAAAGCGCGATATGCAAGCACAGTTGCTGGATACGATGGACATTGAGCGCGAGCGCGGCATAACCATCAAAGCGCAGCCGGCGCGCATGGACTACAAAGCCAAGGATGGCAAGAACTACGTCTTAAACCTCATTGATACGCCCGGACACGTGGACTTTGGATATGAAGTTTCGCGAAGCTTGGCCGCCTGTGAAGGCGCCCTTTTGGTGATTGACTCAACGCAGGGCGTAGAAGCTCAGACACTGGCAAACGTCCACTTAGCGGTTGAAAGCAATTTAGAGATTGTGCCGGTCATTAACAAAATCGATTTGCCGAGTGCGGATCCCGAAAGAATTAAAAATGAAGTAGAGGAGATAATCGGACTACCTTCCGATTATGCGGTACTTGCTTCAGCCAAGAGCAATATCGGTATTGAGGATGTTCTCGAAGCATTGGTGCAACACGTGCCACCACCGCCAGATACTGCGGACAAGCCGCTCAGAGCTTTGGTGTTTGATAGCTTTTACGAAAGCTATCGTGGCATCATCGTCTATTTCCGAGTCAAAGACGGAAAGATAAAGCTTGGTGACAAGATTCGCTTTATGGCCAACGAGAAGAACTTTGAAATACAAGAACTTGGTGTTCTAAAGCCTCAACAGGTAAAAGTTGAAGAGCTTGGTCCCGGCGAAGTAGGTTATCTCGCTGCTGCCATTAAGGACGTGGCAGTTCTCGTTGGCGATACTATTACCCATGTAGAAAGACCAGCAGCTGAAGCTCTGCCTGGTTATCAACCAGCTAAGCCGATGGTTTTTGCAGGCATCTATCCAGTCGACAATGATCAGTATCCTGATTTGCGAGAAGCTCTGGAAAAACTCAAACTCAATGACGCTTCCCTATTCTTTGAAGCAGAGTCATCGGAAGCTTTAGGATTTGGTTTCCGCTGCGGATTCTTGGGACTCTTGCATATGGAAATTATTCAGGAGCGCCTGGAACGCGAATACAACCTCACGCTAATCACCACAGCGCCATCCGTAATTTATCGTGTGACAAAAACCGATGGCACTGTAATTATGGTGGACAATCCGGCACATTTGCCGGCGCCTAATTATCGCGAAAAAATTGAAGAGCCTTTTGTAAACGCCAACATCATGACGCCTAATGATTACACGGGCACCTTGATGGAGTTGTGCCAGGGCAGGCGCTCTGTCTTTAAAGACATGAAATATCTCGATACTCGTCGAGTCATGCTGCATTACGAAATCCCATTGGCTGAAATCATCACCGATTTTTATGACGAGCTAAAATCCCGCTCGCGTGGCTATGCCAGCTTGGATTACCATTTCCATGAGTACCGTGAGGAGCGTCTTGTAAAACTCGACATTCTTATTGGCGGTGAACCAGTAGATGCTTTGTCGGCAATCGTGCACTTTGATAATGCGCAATCGGTTGGCAGGCAATTGACGGAAAAGCTAAGAAAACTGATCCCGCGTCAAATGTTTGAAGTACCCATTCAAGCTGCCATCGGCGGAAAAATTGTCGCCCGCGAAACCATTTCTGCTCAACGCAAAAACGTTCTTGCAAAATGCTATGGCGGTGACATCAGTCGTAAGCGCAAACTTCTTGAGAAACAAAAAGAAGGTAAGAAGCGCATGAAGAACGTGGGCAAAGTGGAAATCCCACAAGAAGCTTTCATGGCATTGTTGAAGCTGGAGAAGTAA
- a CDS encoding NAD-dependent epimerase/dehydratase family protein, giving the protein MVELNAKAFAGKNVLVTGGMGFIGSNLAIKLADMGANVTVLDAMIPDSGANEFNIFPVRDRVHVNYCDIRDSNAVEYLVRNKDFVFHMAGQGCHVISLVNPFPDIEINITGTAVIMEALKKHNREAIVVYAGTRGQYGPSLSLPANEESPTNPKGIYEISNLTAEKIIKVYNDVHGIRSVLLRLTNIYGQRSQMMHSRFGVFNWFIRLALDNQTIQVFGDGSVLRDFVYIDDCVDAILRTSIEPKCYGEIFNVGSDIPVSFLEMVKKIVETAGTGSWKFAEYSPERKALEQGDFYSDITKIRRTIGWEPTTNLEDGIRQTLEYYREHRDKYWTLEEKKDKVAVTAK; this is encoded by the coding sequence TTGGTTGAATTAAACGCCAAAGCATTTGCCGGCAAAAACGTATTGGTCACTGGTGGAATGGGCTTCATAGGCTCCAATTTAGCCATCAAACTAGCCGACATGGGCGCCAATGTGACTGTTCTTGACGCCATGATTCCTGACTCTGGCGCAAACGAATTTAACATCTTCCCAGTGCGCGACCGAGTGCACGTAAATTACTGTGACATTCGTGACAGCAACGCCGTTGAATACTTAGTTCGAAATAAGGATTTTGTTTTTCATATGGCTGGGCAAGGTTGCCACGTCATAAGCCTTGTAAATCCATTTCCGGATATTGAGATAAACATCACCGGCACTGCCGTGATAATGGAAGCACTAAAGAAACACAACCGCGAAGCCATTGTTGTATACGCCGGCACACGTGGACAATACGGCCCCTCGCTTTCATTACCTGCCAATGAAGAATCGCCGACAAATCCCAAAGGCATATACGAAATTTCCAATTTGACCGCTGAGAAAATCATCAAGGTCTACAACGATGTGCACGGCATCAGGTCAGTACTTTTGCGCCTGACCAATATTTATGGCCAGCGCTCGCAAATGATGCACTCACGCTTTGGCGTATTCAATTGGTTTATTCGTCTGGCTTTAGACAACCAAACAATTCAAGTTTTCGGCGACGGCAGCGTATTGCGTGACTTTGTCTACATTGACGATTGCGTCGATGCAATTTTGCGCACTTCAATCGAACCAAAATGCTACGGCGAAATATTCAATGTCGGCTCGGATATTCCAGTTAGCTTCCTAGAAATGGTGAAGAAAATTGTCGAAACTGCCGGCACAGGCAGCTGGAAATTTGCTGAATACTCGCCAGAGCGCAAAGCACTTGAGCAAGGCGATTTCTATTCAGACATCACTAAGATTCGCCGCACAATCGGTTGGGAACCAACAACCAATCTCGAAGACGGCATTAGGCAGACTCTCGAATACTACAGAGAGCATCGCGACAAGTACTGGACTCTGGAAGAGAAGAAAGACAAAGTCGCAGTAACTGCGAAGTAA